The Candidatus Methanoperedens sp. genome has a window encoding:
- the leuS gene encoding leucine--tRNA ligase, whose amino-acid sequence MKERYNPHETEEKWQLRWAESRIYEAEPDERKKFFITIPYPYLNGNLHAGHTRTFTIGDVIARYKRMLGYNVLFPMGFHATGTPIVGLAEQIQKKDPETIRVYNKLHEIPLEVLDTIQSPEQIVEYFSKEAEAAMKSIGFSLDWRRKFTTTDPHYQKFITWQFNLLREKNKVVKGAHPVRWCPNDENPVEDHDILKGEDATIIDYTLIKFKLGSVVLPCATLRPETVFGVTNLWVNPKNIHVRIKVNGETWIVSKEAYEKLKFTDKKVEFQEDVNGDELIGKKVKNPVTDSLVLILPASFVSPENGSGIVMSVPAHAPYDYLALRDLRGAELTKYGISEDVSSIPFISLIKVPEYGKYPAVDAVSELKVKDQNDPKAEEATKLVYRREFHGGTLAETTGKYAGMAVSKIKDVLTRDLVAAGIAEIFYEFSEQPVICRCGATCVIKMVENQWFLNYSESSWKEGVYRCLGNMQIIPPEMRVDFENKIDWLKDKACARRKGLGTRLPWDKEWMIESLADSTIYMCYYIIAKYLDKIQPEQLKEDFFNYCLLGEGTPESAAAKTGIDIDVINKVRSDFLYWYPVDLRSSGKDLIPNHLLFFLFHHVAIFPEVCWPRALAINGFVSLEGEKMSKSKGPLLTLKSAVKEYGADITRLYILSTAEHVQDADWRAADVESTRKQVERFYKIAYDILNKQDDEELKFIDRWMLSRLQYRVRETRDALDKIQTRRAVQNAFYLLMNDMKWYERRGGSAARKQVLSTWVRLMAPFTPHICDEIQENLGGNLISSAQYPEADQSLIDRGAELAEEITSNTLRDIEEILRLIKIKPKRIILYTSASWKKTVLKKALIMKKENVLDMKTLMNSLMNDPEMRLYGKEIPKYAQKVITDIQGMDNEFMNSLIEVDFDEAIALNEALDFLSHAVDCDIEIYNADAPGYDPQVKSRLAAPMRPAIYIE is encoded by the coding sequence ATGAAAGAAAGGTACAACCCGCATGAAACCGAGGAAAAATGGCAGCTCAGGTGGGCTGAGTCAAGAATATACGAGGCAGAGCCAGATGAGCGGAAAAAGTTCTTCATCACCATCCCATACCCTTACCTGAACGGCAACCTTCATGCAGGTCATACAAGGACTTTCACCATCGGGGATGTAATCGCGCGGTATAAGAGAATGCTTGGGTACAATGTCTTATTTCCGATGGGTTTTCATGCCACAGGTACGCCGATCGTTGGTCTGGCTGAACAGATTCAAAAAAAAGACCCTGAGACCATAAGGGTCTATAATAAGCTTCATGAAATACCCCTCGAAGTCCTGGATACCATCCAGAGCCCGGAGCAAATCGTGGAATACTTCAGCAAGGAAGCAGAAGCCGCAATGAAAAGCATCGGGTTTTCCCTTGACTGGAGAAGAAAGTTCACAACCACAGACCCGCATTACCAGAAATTCATCACATGGCAGTTCAATCTTCTCCGTGAAAAAAACAAGGTAGTTAAAGGTGCGCATCCTGTGAGATGGTGCCCGAACGATGAAAATCCGGTTGAAGACCATGACATCCTGAAAGGGGAAGATGCCACAATAATTGATTATACCCTGATAAAATTTAAACTTGGAAGCGTTGTTCTTCCCTGTGCCACGCTTCGACCCGAAACTGTATTCGGGGTTACGAACCTCTGGGTGAATCCCAAAAATATTCATGTAAGAATAAAAGTAAATGGCGAAACATGGATAGTCAGTAAAGAAGCCTATGAAAAGCTCAAGTTCACAGATAAAAAAGTGGAATTCCAAGAAGATGTCAATGGCGATGAACTGATAGGAAAAAAAGTTAAAAATCCGGTGACAGATTCTCTTGTTTTGATACTGCCTGCCTCTTTTGTAAGTCCTGAAAACGGAAGTGGAATCGTGATGAGCGTCCCGGCTCATGCGCCCTACGATTACCTTGCCCTGCGGGATTTGCGGGGCGCGGAGCTAACAAAATACGGCATCAGCGAGGATGTTTCCTCAATACCGTTTATTTCTTTGATAAAAGTGCCTGAATACGGGAAATACCCTGCAGTGGATGCGGTTTCTGAATTGAAGGTGAAAGATCAGAACGACCCCAAGGCAGAGGAAGCCACGAAGCTTGTATACAGGCGTGAGTTTCACGGTGGAACGCTTGCAGAAACCACAGGGAAATATGCAGGCATGGCGGTTTCCAAGATCAAAGACGTCCTGACACGCGACCTTGTAGCTGCGGGAATTGCTGAAATCTTCTATGAATTCAGCGAACAGCCAGTGATATGCAGGTGCGGTGCTACATGCGTGATAAAAATGGTTGAGAACCAGTGGTTTTTAAATTATTCGGAATCCTCCTGGAAGGAAGGTGTTTACAGGTGCCTTGGCAACATGCAGATAATCCCGCCTGAAATGAGGGTGGATTTTGAAAACAAAATTGACTGGCTGAAAGACAAAGCCTGCGCAAGGCGAAAAGGGCTGGGAACGAGACTCCCCTGGGATAAGGAATGGATGATAGAATCCCTCGCTGATTCCACAATCTACATGTGCTATTACATCATTGCAAAATACCTTGATAAAATCCAGCCTGAACAATTAAAGGAAGATTTTTTCAACTATTGCCTGCTCGGAGAGGGCACACCTGAATCTGCAGCAGCAAAGACAGGGATAGACATTGATGTTATCAACAAGGTTCGAAGCGATTTCCTGTACTGGTATCCGGTTGACCTGCGCTCCTCAGGCAAGGACCTTATACCCAACCATCTCCTGTTTTTCCTTTTCCACCATGTTGCCATATTCCCGGAAGTTTGCTGGCCCCGCGCTTTAGCCATTAACGGTTTCGTCTCCCTTGAAGGTGAGAAAATGAGTAAATCCAAGGGACCTCTACTCACGTTGAAATCTGCAGTAAAGGAGTACGGGGCTGATATTACCCGCCTTTATATTCTGAGCACGGCTGAGCATGTCCAGGATGCCGACTGGAGAGCTGCGGATGTGGAATCCACCAGAAAGCAGGTTGAAAGATTCTATAAAATAGCTTATGATATCCTGAATAAACAAGATGATGAGGAATTAAAGTTCATTGACAGATGGATGCTGAGCAGATTGCAGTACAGGGTACGGGAAACAAGGGATGCACTGGATAAAATACAAACACGAAGAGCGGTTCAAAATGCTTTCTATCTTCTGATGAACGATATGAAATGGTATGAGCGCCGCGGAGGCAGTGCTGCTCGAAAGCAGGTTCTGAGTACCTGGGTTCGGTTAATGGCGCCTTTTACTCCGCATATATGCGATGAGATCCAGGAAAATCTGGGCGGGAATTTAATCTCGTCAGCCCAATACCCTGAAGCCGACCAGTCACTTATTGATAGAGGCGCAGAACTTGCGGAAGAAATAACGAGCAATACACTTCGGGACATAGAAGAAATACTCAGGCTTATTAAAATAAAGCCTAAAAGGATAATTCTCTATACCTCAGCCTCGTGGAAAAAGACAGTGCTGAAGAAAGCTTTAATAATGAAAAAAGAAAATGTTCTTGATATGAAGACGCTGATGAATTCGCTTATGAACGACCCTGAGATGCGTTTATATGGGAAAGAAATTCCAAAATATGCACAGAAAGTAATCACCGACATCCAGGGCATGGATAATGAATTTATGAATTCCTTGATCGAAGTGGATTTCGATGAAGCTATTGCTTTAAATGAAGCCCTGGATTTCTTGAGCCATGCGGTGGACTGTGATATAGAGATATACAACGCCGACGCACCAGGATACGATCCGCAGGTGAAAAGCCGCCTGGCAGCCCCTATGAGACCTGCTATATATATTGAATAG
- a CDS encoding roadblock/LC7 domain-containing protein, with protein sequence MTTTEMLEKILNDINNIGGVEASAIASRDGLLICSTIPKKQHAETFVAMSATMIGAAETATTELGKGIPDRIIVESKHGKILGTGAGGKALLLVMTRPDAGLGLVLIEMAKASEKIKQVLG encoded by the coding sequence ATGACTACAACCGAAATGCTTGAAAAAATCCTAAATGACATTAATAACATAGGGGGTGTCGAAGCATCGGCAATAGCAAGCAGAGACGGTTTGCTTATTTGTTCAACCATACCTAAAAAACAGCATGCTGAGACATTTGTAGCAATGTCGGCTACAATGATAGGAGCTGCAGAAACCGCAACAACAGAGCTTGGCAAAGGGATTCCAGACAGGATAATCGTGGAATCCAAACACGGAAAAATATTAGGAACAGGAGCAGGCGGAAAAGCGTTGCTGTTGGTTATGACCCGACCGGATGCGGGTCTTGGATTAGTTCTGATAGAGATGGCAAAGGCATCAGAGAAGATAAAGCAGGTTCTGGGCTGA
- a CDS encoding ATP-binding protein produces the protein MSFRYRIIISTLVIIFLIITGSYLVIQDIQTGIIEGDFREKGFLIANHLAMEVTNPLLVNDLTGVRKAVEDSRNSFPDIEYIFVTDSQGIVLVHTFEGGFPKALQNQSKPSNVKREDVFETDKGIIHEFDASLSNIGYVHVGLSENGIRAQIREASQKLLLLAATAIVLGGLFAYFIGRRLTEPIMRLTEGANRINKGILDQKIDIGTGGELGELARTFNEMASSLDQKIRDLVASKEETEMAQKYLETLFNSIEDGIVVMNINHEIIKINKSFLRLMGLKEEDVLGRSCHEIIFGSQNRKECPIDNLLQIENPSRFIHEIKANGNRKILEINPSFFRDKKGAENIILVTRDITQQKMLEEENISFYNNIKYLNEFNEEILNNVNLAIHVVDKDMNILAANDELIKLGRGRFKKEQIINKNLFEAFPVLKEKHIDKEYDYVLKTGETFLSEEKTGYYDEEIYTSTSKIPIKDKNGNVEKIITVIKDVSDQKKLEEELRDSYVELKLTYSKLKELYKMKDSFLSNVSHELRTPLTSVIGFTELMLEENLTQEQRHKAEIILRNSKRLSRLIRALLDTTLIESMNFQLDWQMVEINELVSSVVEDTKNIAKSKNLPISIDIPDHLIIRGDRDRLLQVFSNIVDNAIKFTIAGEIRITATQEAENVHLKFSDTGIGIPEDKLERIFDRFYQLDSSNSRKFGGIGLGLWISKNIVEAHGGKIWAESKNRGSTFHILLPKTVEQ, from the coding sequence ATGAGTTTCAGATACAGGATTATTATTTCGACATTAGTTATAATATTTTTAATAATAACAGGGTCTTATCTGGTCATTCAGGATATTCAAACCGGCATCATTGAAGGGGATTTTCGCGAAAAAGGCTTTTTAATAGCAAACCACCTGGCAATGGAGGTTACAAACCCATTGCTTGTAAATGATTTAACAGGAGTCAGAAAGGCGGTTGAGGATTCAAGGAATAGTTTTCCTGACATAGAGTATATTTTTGTGACAGATTCTCAGGGAATAGTGCTTGTGCATACGTTTGAGGGAGGTTTTCCAAAAGCACTTCAAAATCAGAGTAAACCTTCGAATGTTAAGAGAGAAGATGTATTTGAAACCGACAAAGGGATTATACATGAATTTGATGCATCGCTCTCTAATATAGGTTACGTTCATGTGGGCTTATCCGAAAACGGAATAAGGGCACAGATTCGTGAAGCTTCGCAAAAGCTGCTGCTACTGGCTGCAACAGCGATAGTTCTGGGAGGGTTATTTGCATATTTCATCGGGAGAAGGTTAACAGAACCTATCATGAGGCTTACTGAAGGTGCAAACAGGATAAATAAAGGTATCCTCGACCAGAAGATAGATATAGGAACTGGCGGCGAGCTGGGTGAACTTGCCAGAACATTTAATGAAATGGCTTCGAGTCTGGATCAAAAAATCAGGGATTTAGTCGCATCAAAAGAAGAAACAGAGATGGCACAGAAATACCTTGAAACGCTGTTTAACAGCATTGAAGATGGTATTGTTGTTATGAATATCAATCATGAAATTATTAAAATTAATAAATCATTTTTAAGGTTAATGGGCTTGAAGGAAGAAGATGTATTGGGCAGGAGCTGCCATGAAATAATTTTTGGCTCGCAAAACCGCAAAGAATGCCCTATAGATAATTTACTGCAAATCGAGAATCCATCCAGGTTCATACATGAGATAAAAGCCAATGGGAACAGAAAAATACTGGAAATAAATCCTTCTTTTTTCCGGGATAAAAAAGGAGCAGAAAACATAATTTTAGTAACCAGGGATATAACGCAGCAAAAAATGCTTGAGGAAGAAAATATCTCGTTTTACAATAATATAAAATATTTGAATGAGTTCAACGAAGAGATACTGAACAATGTTAATCTGGCTATCCACGTCGTGGATAAAGACATGAATATCCTTGCTGCTAATGATGAATTAATTAAACTTGGCAGGGGCAGGTTCAAAAAGGAGCAGATAATAAATAAAAACCTGTTTGAGGCATTTCCAGTCCTTAAAGAGAAACACATTGATAAAGAATACGATTATGTCCTGAAAACTGGAGAAACTTTCCTGAGCGAGGAAAAAACCGGATACTATGATGAAGAAATTTACACCAGTACAAGCAAAATTCCAATCAAGGACAAGAACGGCAATGTAGAAAAGATCATCACCGTTATCAAGGATGTTTCCGACCAGAAAAAACTTGAAGAGGAACTTAGGGATTCTTATGTGGAACTAAAATTAACCTATTCAAAGCTTAAGGAACTTTATAAGATGAAAGATAGTTTTCTCTCGAATGTATCTCACGAACTCAGGACACCGCTTACGTCAGTTATAGGATTTACAGAGCTGATGCTTGAAGAAAATTTAACGCAGGAACAGCGGCATAAAGCAGAAATAATTCTACGAAACTCAAAACGGCTATCCAGATTGATCAGAGCGCTTCTCGACACAACACTTATCGAATCCATGAATTTTCAACTCGACTGGCAGATGGTGGAAATTAATGAACTTGTTTCCTCGGTTGTAGAAGATACGAAAAATATCGCCAAAAGTAAGAACCTTCCCATAAGTATCGATATTCCGGATCACCTGATTATCAGAGGCGACAGAGACAGGTTATTGCAGGTATTTTCAAATATAGTAGATAACGCTATCAAATTCACAATAGCAGGTGAGATAAGAATAACAGCAACGCAAGAAGCTGAAAACGTACATTTAAAGTTCAGCGATACAGGCATTGGGATTCCAGAAGACAAGCTGGAGCGGATATTTGACAGATTCTATCAGCTGGATTCATCAAACTCGCGAAAATTTGGAGGCATCGGGCTGGGTTTATGGATTTCAAAAAATATCGTAGAGGCACATGGCGGGAAAATCTGGGCGGAAAGTAAAAATAGGGGAAGTACATTTCATATTTTATTACCAAAAACGGTGGAACAATGA
- a CDS encoding response regulator, with the protein MNNDIKKVLVVDDEPDALELVKLVLESGGFETILATSGTEALAQIDKIRPDLVLLDIMMPDMDGWDVFRKIREKNSRIPIAILTAKAQNIDRLLGLHVLKADDYITKPFGKNELIGKVRKLVGLTKN; encoded by the coding sequence ATGAATAACGATATCAAAAAAGTGCTTGTAGTGGACGATGAACCTGATGCGCTTGAGCTTGTTAAATTAGTCCTTGAGAGCGGGGGTTTTGAGACAATTCTTGCCACAAGCGGAACGGAAGCCCTGGCTCAAATTGATAAAATAAGACCTGATCTGGTGCTTCTCGACATTATGATGCCTGACATGGACGGATGGGATGTATTCAGGAAAATCAGGGAAAAAAATTCAAGGATACCCATTGCGATTCTGACAGCCAAGGCACAGAATATAGATAGATTGCTTGGACTGCACGTTTTAAAGGCTGACGATTATATAACAAAACCCTTTGGGAAAAATGAATTAATTGGAAAGGTAAGGAAATTAGTTGGTTTAACCAAAAATTAA
- a CDS encoding DUF2150 family protein, producing the protein MQEQKHIMPFYTEERWHNWIGKVKESGFKIEDEKKGAVFVNMEDDVVLACLKIIAKYDKNLISREEALQYLSEIKGIVLQKVEPISEDTDMMIESVQLSLMGVFASCECYVEKAFEETKSFGKLIKGAVEAEKEDNMGAALGNIAEIGANILAGKKLKEKELDAVPEGLVAEWLDGIDSISAAMVGDSSYRDDEPDEGD; encoded by the coding sequence ATGCAGGAACAAAAACATATAATGCCGTTCTATACCGAGGAGCGGTGGCATAACTGGATAGGCAAGGTAAAAGAAAGCGGTTTTAAGATCGAGGATGAGAAAAAAGGTGCAGTTTTTGTTAATATGGAGGATGATGTGGTTCTTGCATGCCTGAAAATAATAGCAAAATACGATAAGAACCTGATATCGCGGGAGGAGGCGCTGCAATATCTTTCGGAAATCAAAGGAATAGTCCTCCAAAAAGTCGAACCCATAAGTGAAGATACCGACATGATGATCGAATCTGTGCAGTTATCATTGATGGGCGTTTTTGCATCATGTGAATGTTATGTAGAGAAGGCATTTGAAGAAACAAAATCCTTCGGCAAGCTGATAAAGGGCGCGGTCGAAGCGGAAAAAGAGGACAATATGGGTGCAGCGCTGGGCAATATTGCAGAGATTGGCGCAAATATCCTTGCCGGGAAAAAGCTCAAAGAAAAAGAGCTCGATGCCGTGCCTGAAGGGCTTGTGGCTGAATGGCTCGACGGCATAGATTCTATCAGCGCAGCAATGGTGGGCGATTCAAGCTATCGCGATGATGAACCCGATGAAGGCGATTAA
- a CDS encoding class I SAM-dependent methyltransferase — protein MLIHDILGLEAHDNIYFVEESFASLKNNTLSLQYLENIQKEPNEDIDGIKDEKGEITGLVVFNPETDESVEFRAIFTNLISSRPVPNESSRRFSSIAKDLELNKVYNTTRKEFNEAIIEYYSLSLVNRQLCENCHISKEPYEMVYIESRNVKLKALLDKYELRGELLEICCGNGMSTLPLRESGYDPITIDYDKCQICQGLEHNVLDPKRTIVLDATRLSEFFQDNAFDTIVGFMLGTIYPFNRNIWEKMMAEAVKVLKPGGMIMLTVNKKEEIEVLGNALEENHITGMKVDNTDEKGIYDQWAYVGYKDAS, from the coding sequence ATGCTTATTCACGATATTTTAGGGCTTGAGGCACATGACAACATTTATTTTGTTGAAGAAAGCTTCGCATCATTAAAAAACAACACATTGTCGCTGCAGTATTTAGAGAATATCCAGAAAGAACCGAATGAAGACATAGATGGGATAAAGGATGAAAAAGGCGAGATAACCGGATTGGTTGTTTTCAATCCTGAAACTGACGAATCGGTAGAGTTTCGGGCTATTTTCACGAACCTCATATCCTCAAGACCTGTGCCGAATGAAAGCAGCAGGAGATTTTCCAGCATTGCAAAGGATTTAGAGTTAAATAAGGTATACAATACCACCCGCAAGGAATTTAACGAAGCAATAATTGAATATTATTCCTTATCACTGGTAAACAGGCAGTTATGCGAGAATTGCCACATATCCAAGGAACCGTATGAGATGGTGTATATAGAAAGCCGGAATGTCAAATTGAAAGCATTACTGGATAAATATGAACTCAGGGGAGAGCTGCTTGAAATATGCTGCGGCAACGGCATGTCCACGCTGCCGCTTCGCGAATCGGGCTACGACCCCATAACAATAGACTACGATAAATGCCAGATATGCCAGGGACTTGAGCATAATGTGCTGGACCCGAAAAGGACGATAGTACTTGATGCTACCCGGCTTTCTGAATTTTTTCAGGACAATGCATTTGACACCATAGTTGGTTTCATGCTGGGTACGATATATCCTTTTAACAGGAATATATGGGAAAAAATGATGGCTGAGGCAGTTAAAGTCCTGAAACCCGGGGGTATGATAATGCTAACAGTAAATAAAAAGGAAGAGATAGAGGTTCTTGGAAACGCACTTGAGGAAAACCATATCACAGGGATGAAGGTTGATAATACCGATGAAAAAGGCATTTATGACCAGTGGGCGTATGTAGGTTACAAGGATGCCTCGTGA
- a CDS encoding carboxymuconolactone decarboxylase family protein: MELRKLERILKKEPEEAAEELLKEVEKAYGEIPYILNFMKQSPELLIAKVLYENQIIREFKRLDAKTIELISIGVSAALRCEHCLKLHIRVAQRMGATKEEIFDAILIAGSLSNNAALAEGTRAMDSELKDECKVCGMPEEKETYQG, translated from the coding sequence ATGGAACTACGCAAGCTTGAGCGGATTTTAAAGAAAGAACCCGAGGAAGCAGCCGAGGAATTATTGAAAGAGGTTGAAAAAGCCTACGGTGAAATCCCATATATTCTTAATTTTATGAAGCAATCTCCTGAACTGCTCATTGCGAAGGTTCTTTACGAAAATCAGATAATCCGGGAATTCAAGCGCCTCGATGCGAAAACGATAGAGTTAATCTCCATAGGCGTATCAGCAGCGCTTCGATGCGAGCACTGCCTCAAGCTGCACATCCGTGTAGCCCAGCGCATGGGAGCGACAAAAGAAGAAATATTTGATGCCATACTCATAGCAGGTTCATTATCCAACAATGCAGCGCTTGCCGAGGGCACAAGAGCGATGGATTCTGAACTGAAAGATGAATGCAAGGTATGCGGCATGCCAGAAGAGAAAGAAACGTATCAAGGCTAA
- the mmp10 gene encoding methyl coenzyme M reductase-arginine methyltransferase Mmp10 (Mmp10 (methanogenesis marker protein 10) is a cobalamin-requiring radical SAM methyltransferase that creates the methylarginine modification to methyl coenzyme M reductase.) gives MEILADIGGRPGLDCRGFCRYCYFKGVKEVPAFGCKHCLPFQKGCNYCTKNVKEGYFGFKPLSMVAQEIQQAVFFNKNVSKFNVSGGGDVSCYPELKSLVKFLSQYKKPIHLGYTSGKGLNKEDALFFINHGVSEVTFTVFATDPELRQKYMNDRTPLDSLEALRILAEKCDVYAAAVLIPGVNDGEVLLKTCADLEEMGVKGLILMRFANAREQGLILNNAPLIEGIVPHTLSDFKSIVDDMKKRFRFRVTGTPLYDPEIGSPFAIRNDSDALSKLPKITKEATIITGEVAAPLLKEIFDKLGGLVNVIPVKKDVGCLITIEDIKALDISQIKETVFFPGRAFVHDTEIKKILSSDGIERLVRRGPDMLTADGEMSISMAKDEVLAREIEAFTELIQMINVLGTRPKF, from the coding sequence ATGGAAATTCTCGCAGACATAGGAGGACGCCCCGGGCTTGACTGCAGGGGTTTTTGCAGGTATTGCTATTTCAAAGGAGTAAAGGAAGTCCCTGCCTTTGGTTGCAAGCACTGCCTTCCCTTCCAGAAAGGCTGTAATTACTGCACCAAAAACGTAAAAGAAGGCTATTTTGGTTTTAAACCGTTGTCCATGGTGGCACAGGAAATCCAGCAGGCGGTTTTTTTCAACAAAAATGTCTCAAAATTCAATGTAAGCGGGGGAGGGGATGTGAGCTGCTATCCCGAGCTTAAATCGCTTGTGAAGTTTCTCTCGCAGTATAAAAAACCCATACACCTCGGCTACACAAGCGGAAAAGGGCTGAATAAAGAAGACGCCCTGTTCTTCATCAATCACGGGGTAAGTGAAGTAACATTTACGGTTTTTGCAACCGACCCTGAACTTCGTCAAAAATACATGAACGACAGGACACCTTTGGATTCGCTTGAAGCGCTTCGCATCCTTGCAGAAAAATGCGATGTTTATGCTGCTGCTGTGCTTATTCCAGGCGTGAATGACGGCGAAGTTCTTTTAAAAACATGCGCCGACCTTGAGGAAATGGGCGTGAAAGGTCTCATTCTGATGCGTTTTGCCAATGCACGCGAGCAGGGCTTGATCCTAAATAATGCGCCTTTGATTGAAGGCATTGTGCCTCATACCCTTTCTGATTTCAAGTCAATCGTTGATGACATGAAAAAGAGATTCAGGTTCCGGGTCACGGGTACGCCGTTATACGACCCCGAGATCGGTTCGCCGTTCGCTATAAGAAATGATAGCGATGCGCTTTCGAAATTGCCAAAAATAACGAAAGAAGCCACTATTATAACAGGTGAAGTTGCGGCGCCGCTGTTGAAAGAGATTTTCGATAAGCTGGGAGGGCTGGTAAATGTCATCCCTGTAAAAAAGGACGTGGGATGCCTGATTACCATCGAAGACATAAAAGCCCTGGATATAAGTCAGATAAAAGAAACGGTTTTCTTCCCCGGCAGGGCGTTCGTTCATGACACTGAAATCAAGAAAATACTATCAAGTGACGGGATAGAGAGGCTGGTGAGAAGAGGTCCTGATATGCTCACCGCGGATGGGGAAATGAGCATTTCGATGGCGAAAGACGAGGTTCTCGCAAGAGAAATAGAGGCTTTCACCGAATTAATCCAGATGATTAATGTACTTGGAACCAGACCGAAATTTTAG
- a CDS encoding U32 family peptidase: MKLVIPHPGHFLALKEICGEATKEAYEVYMAGTPEVLGSGRITLHAPLLDEIEQQTQYLHDKKLEMGIVMNPSCMGGQHLTSQGYNMFKWYFGKLNDMGVDSVTVAEPYLIELLAKEFPDMKVVVSTISHVDSPERARFFKELGADAITLDTNINRDFEIMEAIKDVVDCELRLLVNEACLYKCPFRYSHFNLFSHMTGVGNKPNIFSDYYYEKCMSFRVRYPELVIKSPWIRPEDLGAYEALGIDCFKMSGRANTIRWIIDVMKAYSNRSYDGNLMDLLDCPSELRDMFYIPNKELEGAIKQWMNCKKFCHKCGFCKATAERIIRVYEFKDMQRKTLPLREVQTKCAIS; this comes from the coding sequence ATGAAATTGGTGATACCGCATCCTGGGCATTTTTTAGCACTAAAAGAAATATGCGGGGAAGCAACCAAGGAAGCGTATGAAGTTTATATGGCAGGCACCCCGGAAGTACTGGGGAGTGGAAGAATTACCTTACATGCACCATTGCTGGATGAAATAGAACAGCAAACCCAATACCTCCATGATAAAAAATTGGAAATGGGGATTGTCATGAATCCTTCCTGCATGGGCGGTCAGCATCTCACCTCGCAGGGATATAACATGTTCAAATGGTACTTTGGAAAACTGAACGATATGGGGGTGGATTCGGTGACAGTTGCAGAACCCTACTTGATAGAATTGCTAGCCAAGGAATTCCCGGATATGAAGGTTGTGGTGTCCACCATTTCACATGTGGATTCGCCTGAAAGAGCAAGGTTTTTCAAGGAACTTGGTGCGGATGCCATAACACTGGACACCAATATAAATCGAGACTTCGAGATCATGGAAGCCATAAAGGATGTTGTGGACTGTGAGCTAAGGCTGCTGGTGAATGAAGCCTGCTTATATAAATGCCCGTTCAGGTATTCCCACTTCAATCTATTCTCCCACATGACCGGGGTCGGGAACAAGCCCAATATTTTTAGCGACTACTATTATGAAAAGTGCATGTCATTCAGAGTCAGGTATCCGGAACTGGTTATAAAATCTCCCTGGATAAGACCGGAAGACCTTGGGGCATACGAGGCTCTGGGTATAGATTGCTTCAAGATGTCAGGCCGAGCCAACACCATACGCTGGATAATAGATGTCATGAAAGCGTATTCAAATCGGTCGTACGATGGAAATCTAATGGACCTGCTGGATTGCCCAAGTGAGCTGCGCGATATGTTCTATATTCCAAACAAGGAATTAGAGGGCGCAATAAAACAATGGATGAATTGCAAAAAATTTTGTCATAAGTGCGGGTTCTGTAAAGCTACTGCTGAAAGAATTATAAGGGTTTATGAATTCAAGGATATGCAAAGAAAGACCCTGCCTTTAAGAGAGGTACAAACAAAATGCGCGATTTCGTAG
- a CDS encoding DUF5402 family protein — translation MRDFVEKIPESRGKLESTIRKFKGAPVYVAELKVFGTACGCIGMLADVRGLQTEDIEVYQEQFVGVLSEISKNLGLKPHLIYARTLPGSFEVVAFTARELCSRCRNELASFEKPRPDLIILAKPQR, via the coding sequence ATGCGCGATTTCGTAGAAAAAATTCCAGAGAGCCGTGGAAAACTTGAAAGTACCATAAGGAAATTCAAAGGGGCACCTGTTTATGTTGCAGAATTAAAAGTGTTTGGAACCGCATGCGGATGCATCGGCATGCTCGCGGATGTGAGGGGATTGCAGACCGAGGACATAGAAGTTTATCAGGAACAGTTTGTGGGTGTTCTATCGGAAATAAGCAAAAACCTTGGCTTGAAGCCTCATTTAATCTATGCCCGTACCTTGCCAGGATCTTTCGAGGTAGTGGCATTTACGGCTCGAGAACTATGCAGCAGGTGCAGGAACGAGCTTGCCAGTTTTGAAAAACCAAGACCGGACTTGATAATACTTGCAAAGCCGCAACGATAA